The following proteins come from a genomic window of Elusimicrobiota bacterium:
- a CDS encoding TonB family protein, producing the protein MTEYIEAEYPENALIKGIEGTVTLKILVDTDGRVVIVKIRKISSPILRGPAVIEVGNTKIAIGRGMAQKIIIEIEK; encoded by the coding sequence GTGACTGAATACATAGAAGCCGAATATCCTGAAAATGCTTTAATTAAAGGTATAGAAGGCACCGTAACATTGAAAATTCTTGTTGATACCGACGGCAGAGTAGTAATTGTAAAAATAAGAAAGATAAGTTCGCCAATATTGAGAGGTCCCGCTGTAATTGAAGTGGGTAACACCAAAATCGCCATCGGCAGGGGAATGGCACAGAAAATAATTATTGAGATAGAGAAATAG